The following proteins come from a genomic window of Phacochoerus africanus isolate WHEZ1 chromosome 9, ROS_Pafr_v1, whole genome shotgun sequence:
- the KLHDC3 gene encoding kelch domain-containing protein 3 isoform X2, with translation MPRVSSRDGLAAGSPHGAWDGEEDGGGLRKGTSDMSFEELLELQSQVGTKTYKQLVTGNSTKKQSSRPPVQKACVADKHRPLEMSAKVRVPFLRQVVPISKKVARDPRFDDLSGEYNPEVFDKTYQFLNDIRAREKELVKKQLKKRRSGEEHEKLQQLLQRMEQQDMAQQERKRQQELRLALKQERRAQAQQGHRPYFLKKSEQRQLVLAEKFKELKRSKKLESFLSRKRRRNAGKDRRHLPLSKE, from the exons ATGCCGAGAGTGAGCTCCCGGGATGGGTTGGCTGCCGGGTCTCCCCACGGGGCCTGGGACGGCGAGGAGGACGGCGGGGGCCTGCGGAAGG GCACTTCTGACATGTCATTTGAGGAGCTGTTGGAATTGCAGAGCCAAGTGGGGACTAAGACATACAAACAATTGGTAACTGGAAACAGCACTAAGAAGCAAAGTTCTAGACCACCTGTCCAAAAAGCATGTGTGGCCGATAAGCACAG GCCTCTGGAAATGTCAGCCAAGGTCCGTGTGCCATTTTTGCGTCAAGTTGTCCCCATCAGTAAGAAG GTAGCCCGCGACCCGCGCTTTGATGATCTGTCAGGGGAATATAATCCTGAGGTGTTTGATAAAACGTATCAGTTCCTAAATGACATCCGAGCCAGAGAGAAAGAG CTTGTGAAAAAACAGTTGAAGAAGCGCCGCTCAGGGGAGGAGCATGAGAAACTGCAGCAGCTGCTTCAGCGCATG GAGCAGCAAGACATGGCACAGCAGGAGCGAAAGCGGCAGCAGGAGCTGCGCCTGGCCCTGAAGCAGGAGCGGCGGGCTCAGGCCCAGCAGGGCCATCGGCCGTACTTCCTGAAGAAAT CTGAGCAGCGCCAATTGGTCCTAGCTGAGAAGTTCAAGGAGCTGAAACGCAGCAAGAAGCTCGAGAGCTTCTTGAGTCGAAAGAGACGCCGAAATGCAGGCAAGGACAGAAGACATCTCCCTTTGAGCAAAGAGTAA